A single region of the Triticum dicoccoides isolate Atlit2015 ecotype Zavitan chromosome 2B, WEW_v2.0, whole genome shotgun sequence genome encodes:
- the LOC119363493 gene encoding pentatricopeptide repeat-containing protein At1g05670, mitochondrial-like codes for MLLRRTAAAAAQRSSWLPPWRTILPHVGPARPYSATTSTSSPHRQRRSRCRTPQVTDGSLTTTAAPRPFPDYSPPRPDSPADDALARRLAAALLASPSPGSLPPLPFIPLLRPLHLLLALPLLASHPNLTSLLVPLLLLFPSRPHPHPQLIQSFAIAAHLAVREPGTARAILVRALRFPSPHRHFVEQFIFTYKAFSSDPASFDLLLLCLPSAQLLRRLRQYGLSPSPESCNAVLSRLPLDEAIALFRELPDKNVCSHNILLKALLSAGRLKDARQHFDEMSSPPDVVTYGTMVHGYCDLGELENAVKLLDEMAAKGLESNATVYTSVIALLCNKGQVSDALRVVEDMTMHGVVLDAVVFTTVMSGFCSKGDLAAARRLFEEMQKRGLAADGVTYTALINGLCQAGELKEADRVLQEMVDKGLDVDVVTYTALIDGYCKRGNMVEAFRVHNEMVRRRVAPNVVTYTALSDGLCKQGDVRAANELLHEMCNKGLELNVYTYNSLINGLCKFGNLEQATRIMTEMEAAGLRPDVYTYTTLIDTLCKSGEFDRAHSMLQEMLDKGIKLSIATYNVLMNGFCMSGRVEGGKRLLEWMLEKNVRPNVVTYNYLMKQYCIDKNMKSTTEIYKGMQSQEVAPNENTYNILIKGHCKARNMKEALYFHHAMIEKGFRLTTSSYSALIRLLNKKKKFSEARGLFDEMRKEALTAEPDVHSFYIDISFNEDNLESTITLCDELVEASHVNSKAGTN; via the coding sequence ATGCTCctccgccgcaccgccgccgcagcagcGCAGCGCTCCTCCTGGTTACCCCCCTGGCGAACCATCCTCCCGCACGTCGGCCCGGCCCGCCCTTATAGCgctaccacctccacctcctccccacACCGGCAACGGCGCAGCCGCTGCCGCACACCGCAGGTTACGGACGGTTCGCTTACTACCACCGCTGCGCCCCGACCGTTCCCGGACTACTCTCCGCCCCGCCCCGACTCGCCGGCTGACGATGCCCTCGCGCGCCGTCTCGCCGCCGCGCTCCTCGCTTCGCCCAGCCCAGGctccctccctcctctccccttcaTCCCTCTCCTCCGCCCGCTGCACCTGCTCCTCGCACTCCCCCTGCTCGCCTCCCACCCCAACCTCACCAGCCTCCTGGTCCCGCTCCTCCTGCTCTTCCCCTCCCGACCTCACCCCCATCCCCAACTCATCCAATCCTTCGCCATTGCCGCCCATCTCGCCGTGCGCGAACCCGGAACTGCGCGTGCTATCCTTGTACGAGCTCTTCGTTTCCCATCTCCTCATCGGCATTTCGTCGAGCAGTTCATCTTCACATACAAGGCCTTCTCGTCGGACCCCGCCTCCTTCGACCTCCTCCTCCTGTGCCTCCCCTCCGCACAGCTGCTCCGCCGGCTCCGCCAGTACGGCCTATCCCCATCCCCAGAATCCTGTAATGCTGTGCTCTCCCGCCTTCCCCTTGATGAAGCAATTGCCTTGTTCCGAGAACTCCCCGACAAGAACGTCTGCTCCCACAATATACTCCTCAAGGCGCTCCTCAGTGCAGGCCGGCTCAAGGATGCACGCCAACATTTTGATGAAATGTCATCACCGCCAGATGTTGTGACGTACGGCACTATGGTCCATGGCTACTGCGATCTTGGTGAGCTGGAGAATGCGGTGAAGCTGTTGGATGAAATGGCAGCAAAGGGGCTGGAGTCAAATGCGACAGTGTATACAAGTGTGATTGCATTGCTGTGCAATAAAGGACAGGTTTCAGATGCTTTGAGGGTGGTAGAGGACATGACGATGCATGGGGTGGTGTTGGATGCAGTGGTGTTTACAACTGTAATGAGTGGATTTTGTAGCAAGGGTGATTTGGCAGCTGCAAGAAGGTTGTTCGAAGAGATGCAGAAGAGAGGGTTGGCCGCTGATGGGGTGACATATACCGCGCTTATCAATGGTCTTTGTCAGGCTGGGGAGTTGAAAGAGGCAGACAGAGTACTTCAGGAGATGGTGGACAAGGGATTGGATGTTGATGTGGTCACATATACAGCACTCATTGATGGGTACTGCAAAAGAGGGAACATGGTGGAAGCCTTCCGAGTTCACAATGAAATGGTGCGGAGAAGAGTGGCACCAAATGTGGTGACATACACGGCTCTGTCCGATGGACTGTGCAAGCAGGGGGATGTGCGTGCTGCTAATGAGCTATTGCATGAGATGTGCAATAAGGGGTTAGAGCTGAATGTTTACACATACAACTCCCTCATCAATGGCCTGTGCAAGTTTGGCAATCTGGAGCAGGCCACAAGGATCATGACAGAGATGGAAGCAGCCGGACTTAGACCAGATGTTTATACATATACAACTCTTATAGATACGCTCTGCAAGTCAGGAGAGTTTGACAGGGCTCACAGCATGTTACAGGAAATGTTAGATAAAGGAATTAAGCTTAGTATTGCGACTTACAATGTTCTAATGAATGGTTTTTGCATGTCAGGTAGGGTAGAAGGAGGAAAAAGGCTGCTCGAGTGGATGCTGGAGAAGAACGTCCGCCCAAATGTTGTAACTTATAATTATCTTATGAAGCAGTACTGCATTGACAAGAACATGAAATCTACCACTGAGATTTACAAGGGGATGCAGTCTCAGGAGGTGGCTCCAAATGAGAACACATACAATATATTGATCAAGGGGCACTGTAAGGCAAGAAATATGAAAGAGGCACTGTATTTCCATCATGCAATGATAGAGAAGGGATTTAGACTCACAACAAGCTCTTATAGTGCTCTTATAAGATTGCTGAATAAAAAGAAGAAATTTTCTGAGGCAAGAGGGTTATTTGACGAGATGCGAAAGGAGGCTTTGACAGCTGAACCAGATGTTCACAGTTTTTATATTGACATCAGTTTTAATGAGGATAATTTGGAGTCGACCATTACACTTTGTGATGAACTGGTGGAAGCCAGTCATGTAAACTCTAAAGCTGGCACAAACTAA